GAGGAAAGACTTCGTCAACAAGAAGAACGACATCGTCAACAAGAAGCGCGTCTAGAAGAACGTTTTCGTAAACAAGAGGAAATGTTGAGATCTTTCATGGCCCAACAGAGTGGTTCAGGATCCAATATTGGAGTCCCACCAGTAGTTCCAACCCCACCGGGACCATCTTACTATGTGCCCAACCCACAAGCACCatcttactatgtgcccgaccctccAGGGCCATCttgctatgtgcccgacccaccagcaCCATCTTACTATCAACCTGAACCACCAGTACCATTTATGACTAAGGTAATTTCAATTTGATAGTTGAAAATGACTATGTATGTACatgcatacacacatatatacataatgcTACTTATTATAATGTGCAGGTACCTAGTTGTCAGTTAGCCATTGGTTCTCTATCCAATATTGTTGCATCAGGCAAGCTCATTGACAAAGAGTTGGGTAACAACTACCAAGTGGTGATTACTGACGCTATTAAGCCGGCGACACCTCTTCCTTATGCAAAACATGATCAGCATATGTACATAGTCATTCAGGCTATTGGGCATCCTATATCATGGCCTAAGGAATTGGTCATCGTATCTGATGATATACATGAACAGGTGATGTATCATgtttatataatcatatttgttattatatatttcaatttgtttgtaaattttctaattattaatattattttacagaCTTGTTCTAGAAGTAATAACATATCAGAACGACCAATTGCTCCTTCAACACAACGACCCCGAGAAAGAATACAACGTTTGAGTGATCCTCTGACACAAGACACCAGTCCTTTGGAACAGATATACAATATTATATCTCGCTGGAATGACGATGACTGTGTCAATCCAGGCATAGATGAGGATGTATTCGGTCAGGATATTTCAAGTCTTTACATATGCAAAGAGGACATACTTCAATTTATTCGAATGGAAAAGATTGGACAAGGAGTTGTTGTTTGCTAAATGAGGTATCTCACAATTTTTTTACTTAACAtttcttatttgatttattttaacaacaAATTTCCTAAATTATATTTATGACTACTCTTCTTTTTTTAATAGGTTGTTATACAATTTTTTGGTAGAACAAgggcgccaaaataagtttttatttgtcaatcctaatgttgTACCCACTAAAGGAAGTTCATTTGAAGAGCGTGTTCAAGGTCTGTTCAAGCGCTGTCGTCAATTAAGATCAAGTGAGCAACTTATGATTGTCccctggaaccatgggtaagcTCAAAAATTTGTTACTGCCAAATACTTAGTCCTTATAACATTTGCGTTGGAGACTTATACAAAATATTGTTTTTCTTGTGCAGTGATCATTGGATGTTGATTATATTGGCCCCATATGCatattacgtttgttgttgtgatccgatgaactcagaactggaaaaccgtgaagaaattgtggcagtaatagtcaatgctttcaacctttttctgaccagtctaccaaaacctcccgagattccaaataatatagaaattgtgcaaccgaaagtaagtaactacgactttaattatacttgaattttactaatattttttatattaattgcttgatattttatttaaatattagtgtccgcaccaaccagacaatgtggcatgtggatattatgtgatgagaatgttcaaggattacattgaacattcacgacctggacgttacttgaagaaagaggtatgtatataaatttatacaaaattaacaatttatttattattaaattatatataatcaaataattgattaactaatatattttaatttgtattttttgtagctaaacactacgccatatacacaagcacagattaatgaaatgcgacaacactgggcgaaccatatgctaccgataattcaaagcCATCGTCCAACATATTAGGTGTTTGtcatttacttttactttttctttcttattatatgtttagctagctagtgtaatatttgttaattttgtatgtttaacaacaaatattacaattttgtatatttagctagcaaaaacatattagatatacacatttcggttttattaatgaaaattcaaaatttaaatttgtatataatttagattttttaattaatatatttaattctatttcaaaaaaaaattaatatatttaattctattaattaatatactgaaaataattatttaatttttaaaaaaaaaaatacaaaaacatatgacgtctcccatgAGGAGACGTTgaaagtctacaaagtctccccatgggagacgttgtaggtacctatgacgtctcccatggggagactttgtagactttcaacgtctccccatgggagacgtcataggttgtacacgtacaccctatgacgtctcccatgagGAGACGTTgaaagtctacaaagtctccccatgggagacgtcatagggccactttagatggcccctgcaacaacgtctcccctggggggAGACatcaaatgtctacaatgtctcccccatatagccattaaatgcctattttgttgtagtgagtaAAGAAATAGAATTGAGACATATTACTatgtacattatatatatatgagaattttcctataggggcttcactttaagccttactaGTGTGGCTCTCAGTGTTCTagatccgtgaacagttttcagcctgattttttttataatcgtttatattgtagctatttagagtactctgcaaattttcagaaaaattcgaatagtttacagtaccgaaaactaggttcaaacatgttgcacgcgtgactaattttttttatgcgcgtggtaagcaatatgtttgaacctagtttttgatactgtaaactattcagaatttctgaaaatttgcagatgctctaaacaactacaatatacatggtcataaaaaaaaaatcacgccgaaaactgttcacaggtcgagaacactgagagccctaccggtagggcttaaagtgaagcccttatAGAAAAAttgtctttttatatatatatatatatatacatagaatTGATATGTAAGTATATAAAGATAAGATAATAATGTGGATTGATATGTATTAAATTAATTAGCTAGAGAAGTCTTAGAAAGAACAAGATGTGAAATAGACTGTTTCTTTTTATGAAAATAAGTATTTGAAAGTTAAAAATGTATTATACATGTAATTTCGTTAATGTGTGGaattaattttttaaagaaaattatttCTTTAATTAGGTATGTATgtgtaatttttataaaaaaattattttgggtGATAAAAATACACTATTTTTTAAGGTAAAATActaaattagattttttttatttatttataaaaatataggatattGAAATGCACAGTAAATAGTAATTTATCACGAAGCCATAAAAATAAAGTCTTAATGCATTTTAGTATTAAGTTTAATTTCTGAACTCAATTTAATAAAAAAGAATACATACATTGTAAAAATCGTAACTTTGTTTATAAATAGTTTACATCaaatgatttttttgtttttttatttttatttggttgaattgttattaatttataaaaaaaatgctaCATTCATAATTCTTGAAGTAAGTTTATTCATCTTTATAAAATTTgaataaaccaaaataaaaatattaaaatttggaTCACACCTTATTATATCTTTCTTGTTGATCGAGTTGGTAAAATATAGTTGAGCACTGTGAATTCAATTTGTATAgagacatatataaatattatcataTTTAAATCCCATGAAAATTGGAGGGTTTACCTTCTCTAATCCTACTCTCAAATCCTCAACTACTGAAAGAGCCTCATGCAATGAAGTTGGGCTGATACAATattatataaacacatatatacatGGCCCAGCCTAGCTAACTAGTATCATGAGCTCAAAAGTTGTATGAAAGCAAATATATgtataagaagaaaaaaatggatagaaaagttgaaTCTAAAGGGAAAGTATGTGTAACAGGTGCTTCTGGTTTTCTTGCATCTTGGCTTGTTAAGAGATTACTCTTGTCTGGTTACCATGTCATTGGAACTGTCAGAGATCCAGGTCTCCCTCTCTCTTATGTATGAGTATTATCTATTATGTATAATGCATATCCCTTATATATGAGtgtaaactatatatatatatatatatatttatgtgtgtgTTTGTTAGAAGGTGGAAAGTGGTCTAGAAGTAGAATGAGGTGCATGGTAAAAATCATGAAGTTTCATCTcaaaccaattggtgatgagtggagtaactcatgctcttatgtattgttgaatgtACCCACAGACTTTACATGTGCAATATTTTTTTCTAACATCACTCTTTGACTCTTTTTGTCTCACTATCCCCGAATCAGTTTAGAAGTAGAATATGGTGCATGGTAAGAAACATAAGGTTctatctcaaaaccaattggtgatgagtgaaGTAACTCATGCTCTTATGTATTGTTGGATGTACCCACACCTACTTTACATGTGGGATATTTTTCTCTGACAGTGCTTATATATGCATGTACATGTGTATATGGACAGGAAATGAGAAGAAAATGGGGCACTTATGGAAGCTAGAAGGAGCAAAGGAGAGACTTGAATTGGTGAGAGCTGATTTAATGGAAGAAGGCAGCTTTGATAATGCTATCATGGGCTGCCATGGTGTCTTCCATACTGCCTCTCCTGTGCTCAAACCTTCATCTGATCCAaaggcatgattataattattgtttCACTTCAAATTTCCCATCTGAGCATTAATACAAAAAGTTTGGAAAATGAGTGTTTTGTTCAGAATAAAAAGAGATTATTAGGAAAATCTTCTGCCATATGATTGATTATAATTTTTCACTATAATAAATTTTGTGCTCCTATGATCATCATAACATGACATGAGGTGAGAGTAGTGGTCAAACTTCCACAATTTAAACTCTCCAATTTTGGCCTTATTTGACTATATTGAATAATTATGTACCGTGATTTAATATATGTAATCCTTTATTTTGAATACTATGCAGGCAGAAATCTTGCAGCCTGCCATTGATGGGACATTGAACGTGTTACGTTCATGTACGAAGAATCCATCCATGAGGCGAGTGGTTCTCACTTCATCATCTTCAACCTTGAGAGCCAGAGATGACTTTGACCCTAAAATACCTCTAGATGAATCATCATGGAGCTCAGTAGACCTTTGCGAGAGACTCCAGGTAATAAAACCATATATCAAAATCAAACCATTTATGCAACAtcatattttataaaagaaatttttATCAAGTGGTAACCTGTTTGTGTTCAAAAGATTTGGTATGTCTTATCAAAAACCTTAGCTGAGAAAGCAGCATGGGAGTTCTGCAACAAGAATGGAATCGATTTAGTTACCGTTCTTCCTTCATTCGTAATCGGACCTAGTTTGCCACCAAATTTATGTTCCACAGCTTCTGATGTCCTTGGCCTACTTAAAGGTAACTAATAAGTAACGACATTTGTAAACGTTTTCATGTAGCAATGACTACTTCTGATGCACTAATATTATAGTTTTAATACTGTGAGACCTATCTGTGTTGATGTGTGGTGTTGGAATTAGTAGTATCTTATAATATTTTTCTTTCACAAATGATTAAATCTTGTCTTTGTCTCTTAAAATAATAGGGGAAACTGAGAAATTTCAATTCCATGGAAGAATGGGATATGTCCACATTGATGATGTTGCAGCTTGCCACATCCTTGTTTTTGAGCATAAAAATGCCAATGGACGGTACCTTTGTAGCTCAGCAGTGTTGGATATTGATGAGTTAGCTTCTTTGTTATCAAAAAGATATCCTTCTTTACCTATCCcaaaaaggttttttttttttttttataacattaTTTTCTCACTTTCTTACAATTACCCTAACAGTTGTCTCACTTGTCTTATCATATTGGTCCCTTTTTTCACAGGTTTGAGCAATTGAACAGACCATTCTACGAGTTCAGTACCTCTAAAGTGAAGAGTCTTGGATTTGAGTTTAAGTCCATTGATGAAATGTTTGACGATTGCATTGCATCACTTAAGGACCAAGGATATCTTGCTTGAAGTCTTGAACCATTTTAGGGGTTAATGAGAAGTTTATACTATAATTCTCACAAAACAAAGTCAATAAATTATTGAAGTAAGAGAgtagagttatttttatattcCAAACTACAAACTTATATATATggatattatataatatttatattataagCATTGATGGAATGAAATCATCTTGGATATGCATATGAATGGTATTTTATTAGttggttagttttttttttgtcagaATTATTTCGTTACAATTTTGAATCCGCATTGGACTAAGAAATATTAATACTGTAGTTTGTTGTCCATGAAAATGAAATGAACAAGTATTTTATtgcaaaaacattcaaaattatattttcaacTGTTGAAAGTTTATGTTAAAATTAACAATTCAATGATATAGACTAGTTAAAATACTTCTCATTCAATTTATTTGGTGGCTGAGGAAACTTCAGCATTACACAAACACATAAATTGTACCAAACACATATATAAGATTCATATGTGCAAAACTGTGTTACAACACAACATAATAAATTCTACGAAGGTTGAAAAAACAGAGAGAACAATATAAAAAACACTTATCAGAAGTTCACAAAATGAATTAGATAATAGTGAACTTCTTTCAAGAGAGTTAGACTCTTATTTATATAACCATTGAGGAATACAAGAAGTCTTAGCTGAGAGTACAACAGATTTAACTAAGTAAACTGCCATAACAGAGATAACAGAGCATGTAAACCATAAGACTACCA
The genomic region above belongs to Humulus lupulus chromosome 1, drHumLupu1.1, whole genome shotgun sequence and contains:
- the LOC133786551 gene encoding tetraketide alpha-pyrone reductase 1, with protein sequence MDRKVESKGKVCVTGASGFLASWLVKRLLLSGYHVIGTVRDPGNEKKMGHLWKLEGAKERLELVRADLMEEGSFDNAIMGCHGVFHTASPVLKPSSDPKAEILQPAIDGTLNVLRSCTKNPSMRRVVLTSSSSTLRARDDFDPKIPLDESSWSSVDLCERLQIWYVLSKTLAEKAAWEFCNKNGIDLVTVLPSFVIGPSLPPNLCSTASDVLGLLKGETEKFQFHGRMGYVHIDDVAACHILVFEHKNANGRYLCSSAVLDIDELASLLSKRYPSLPIPKRFEQLNRPFYEFSTSKVKSLGFEFKSIDEMFDDCIASLKDQGYLA